The genome window ACGGTTTACAATTTTGTTCATTTAACGGCCTTGATCACTTGGGCTGATAGGGTAAAATTGGGCCCAAACACTATCATATTGCCCTTAGTCATTTAACACATTtacatcaatttatataaaagtttacaaaACACTCGGATactatacttttttttttttaattttgttaaaagcactttttCCAAAAAAGTTTACCATGTAAGACTATATTAGAGTTGCACACTTGTATGTTGTAACATCTCATATAGACTAAGGATTATAGAGATTGATTTCAATAATACTTATACACTAATAAGAGGAGTGTGTTATAAGGAATTTATAGCTAAAACAATTGTGATACCTAATCAGATATGAATCTAAAGTTTAGGTGATAAAGTCTTGTTCGAGTAGGATTACATGATGGGAAGTTCCCTACTCAGATTTCACCTCTTTTACTATATAACAAGGATCCCCACTTTCACACTCAATACACAAAAATAACCATTCTAGCCCCATTGAATAGAGTTGTGATAAGGAGAGTGAAAGAGAGTAGATCATTTGTTTACGTTACAGAGTTGTCACGATACAAGAAGAGATGCAAACGTTCAGAAGATTGCTCAACGGAAGTTCCAATCTGGATAGCTGctcacaacaataccaaacaagcccttatTAACTTGATAGTGAAGTAAAACATTGCACATGTCAAAGTATACATTGACATTTAACGTTGCCGGCCAGGCTCAAGTCACGCGAAAAGGCCAATATTCTAACAGCACTTCGAATCACATATATGGATTCTCACATCACATCACATCACATCTTTGAACGCACAGCTGCTCTATCGCTGGAATCGGTCTTGTTGCTTTCTCCCATCAACCGCCGCTCTTGAAATCTTGTTTTGGCCCTGAAGAGAACTTCATGTACTTCATCGAAGTGAGGTCTGGTCGCATTTTTAGTATCCTCAATCCACTGTAGAACTCTCTTGTGCGGGCCAAGTATACGATTGCGGTCCTTCTCATCTACAAGCTACAGACAGAATGAAGCGTTAAGATATCACGTGATGTCATCCGCAAATGAAGGCTGTTTTCTTTATAATGTATAATCTTTTACTACAGAGAATGACCGGACCAATAGATCCTCTTCCACAACCAAAGTAAAAATCCGGTAGAGATCACATAGGGGCTCATCCTATCTTCAGACAGAACCACAACTGGTTAATCTAACATCGATAGAGTGGAGTAAGGTTATTTCAAACTTGCAGAGTTGAATGTTTCCCCAATAAATTTACGATGTTGGTACAGGCACTGCCTATATAATTTTCTGTATCTAATTTCCATGGCCAGTTTAGCTCAGTAGATTACATCATTCCCATGATGTCACAAAACATCAATAGAACAGAACAAATCCAGTAGACAACAATAGTATGGTTTTATTTATCTCAAGCCAATAGAAATCTTGAATATATAAGGAGAATGACTTGATAGATTCCCTTCTAGATAGTAAGCTAGAAATAGAGCAACATTCAAAATTTAGCAGACCAAGAACACGTCAAAGGTGGAAGGATGACGCGTTTTTTACCACTTTTCATAAATAATTAACACACCAAGAAACCATTGCTTCAATCAACTGTAAATGTTAATACTTCATCTCTCATCGTGTACTACTTTTTACCTATTTACTTCATCAGTAGAATTTGGTTCATTATACATGACAAGTTGAAGAAAATACTTCCGAACCCACAAACCCATTCCAATTATTTAAATGAAATTGACCCATAAAGCAACATTTATAAGCATGAGCCGCATCTATTTACCTCAAGTTGCATGATTTCACAAACCATGCTGAGATCTGCTATGGATGGTTTGAGGCCACCCACCAAGAATTTTCCATTAGCTTGGAGCCAAATCGACTCTATTTTTGACAAAGAGGAGGACAAAAGTTTCTCAGCTTCAGCAGCTGCTTGTGGATTCAATGGAAGTCCAAGCACGGGTGCAAGTACAGTATTTAGAATGTATGGTGCTGAAAGAGATGCatcaaaggaaaataaataagaCAAGGGGAAACCAAAGCAAGTACTTTACTGTTCAAATATGTATCTTGTTGAGGGCGACATGACAACAAAGAATAACCAAAAATTATATTGTGTCAACGGTATATTGCTCGCTACTGAAGACAGATGTATGTATGTGAAAATTCAATAGCCAATGAAAAATGCAATCTAATGCAGCATGAACCATAACTACATATCTATCACTGCCATAGGAAGAATGTATGTGATTTAAACAAACACTTTAATAACAACAAAGTAAATACATTGAGATTTAAACTGGCTGAAAGTAGTGCATCTGCAAGttgaaaaataatacatacaaatCTGTTTAACAGAAAACGAGGTACAGGTACTCGCGGATGGCTGAATCTAAATGATTATCATTattattcttatttctttccaCATTTTGTGCATATATTTTCAACAATGAGAACCAAATACCATTGACAAAGACTATACAATTGAGGCTTTTTTCTCTTCTGGGGCCTGAAACTAATCAGTCATATATCACTGAATTCAAACTCACAAATTTCTACCTGAGTCACTGGCTCACTGCACATAGGTTCTTTTATGTATAACACATAGGTTCTTTTATGTATAACTGTATAGGTATATAATAAATCTCCCTAGCAACAGCTCATCAGATAGAAAGAAGTTATATCGCTGAAGAATAGAATCATCAATATACAGTTATTAACAACTTTTCTTACTGCAAGCTGCAAGGAGAAAGCAGAATCAAATGCGACCAGACTAAAGAAATCAGAAGCATAATTTGGTAGACAAGTATAGAGACCTGCGCCACGGCGTAAGTTAGAGTGATGCCAATCCAATACTGAGTTGATTTTAGCTCTCCTGAAAAGGTCAGCTGGATACCTGAAAGCACAAAAAGGAAAGGTTATTTACAGAACTATAGATAAAAATGATAAACCATTTGAGAGTATGAAACACTTTTGAAACAGAAGCTGCATGAACCCAGATGCCACGATATTTCCTTGGAAAATGATATTTTGGTTTAATGTAAGTGTGTCCTTAATAATTGATAAGGTAACTAAAATATCATAATTACCAAGCTTGCATTGCTAACTTTTGTTGGCCATAATTATAATTCTGCTCTACATTATTAGAAATTCTGAACTTTGACAAGAAAACAATAagaaattctaaaaaaaatcgACTTTTATATGTGCTTCCTTTTCTTTGGATCTTCAGAGATGATCTGAAGTGCGAGAAAATGTAAGTTCTATTTGTCTAAGAGCAGTATGTATTGTAATTCATCAAAATAAATTGAACACAAACTCACAAGGCAAAGTATTGAGCATGTCCATATCCAAATTACATAACCAAACCCATGCCATTTATGTCAAAAGAATTCACGGCAACAAGGAAGCAACAAGACTTACCAATGATCTGCTACTCCAGGAAATGCACAAGCAAGATAAACAAGAATTGCATGACTGACAAAAAGAAGGAACGGATGAATAAACTGAATAGAGAAAACCTAAGATAGTTACTACAGTGTACAAAACAcgaaatataattaattacctTTCAAAGAGATTAAATCTCCCATCAGCAATAGCAGGAACTTGTCCCATAGGGTTTATTTCTACAtatcatataaaaaaattaaaaaaaaacaaaaaaccatgaGCCATTCAGCAGATACCATCCCACTCATCCAGCATAGAATCCTTCCCTCTTTTTCTTGTAAGCTTCAGTGAACAACTTTGGTACGTTACTACTACGCTAGGGACACCACATTAGCAATATAAAAAACATGATGGTAAAAAGATTAAAACATATTGTTTCATTACTTGCGAATTAACCCCGATCATTCAATGATCTTCTTGAGTGATTTCTCTGAGAGGACACTCGAAAGTCATATACGTCCCACAAGTacttgtttttccatttttcacCAACATGGTTATCATTCAATAAGAAACATCAGTTCAAAACTATTGGGTCCCAAATAAGTTTGCGGACTTAAACGTAGCCAAGTCGACTAAGGGCATGTACCCCGTCTGCACCCAAGTTCGAATCCCCATCCCCGTAgtttagattagattagaatatcATCTccatccaaaagaaaaaacttacCCAAATAAGTTTATAACCAATTTATTAGTccagaaaatagaaaaaacaaaataaattcacTGATCACCAAACATAAACCTGAATTGAATCGAAATTAACATATGTAGACATACTTTTGAATTCAGGAGACAAGTGTTGACGTTTGGATATGTCCATCTTAATCTCCTCGAACTCTATTCCATTTACCCTTTCACAACACGGAAAAAAGAAACGTGTAAAAAATCAGACAGCAAAAACAACAACCCAGATTCAAAAACTAGGAAATTTATCAATCTAATTAtagaaataacaacaaaaaccttaaaatttggaaacaagagaaaaaaaggaaagtatAGATTACTTGAGGAAGATTAAAATTGCACGAGATGGTTGTGACAATCTATCGACGTATACTTTCAGcttcatttcttctttttggtgaattttctcTTCATTCTTTGTCATGCCACGGGTCCAGGATTTTGATGTTGATCAGCTTTATGAGTGACTCTGTAGCTTCTGACCTTTTGTGCCTTGAGTTTTATCCGGTTTTATATCTTCGCGGCAATTATTGGGATCGTCCGGATGAAGTAGATGGACCTGGATTGGGTTGGGTTGGACTGGGTTGGTCTGCGTTAGGTTTAGTAATTTTTAACACGACTCGATAATCTGACACGACACAATACTAAATTAATAGATGTTCGGGTCGACACAAAAACGAATCAGGTCGTTATTGGGTAACCTAATAAACACATGTTAAAATAACGGGTTAATTCGGGTATACACATGAATAACACAATAtacgataagcaaaatattaattttataattttataaccctaaaaaaatactataataattatctttacTAATTAATGAACCCTCTGTGTCAACCAAAAGATGGTGAAAAGACaatttagtcttctatcacacaaaacaaatgatgggcaataatataatttcacaagtctaaattttactgttttttattgaagtctcACCTACAaatgatgttaaaatatctctaatatttaaaattaaaaaaaattaaaaaaaaaaaccaaaaatatccCACTcacccacgttctctctctctctctctctctctctctccttctcattttctaaaaaaatgtattcatacacacaaagtgtgtgggCAAATGCTagtatctctactaattaataaaaccctcgttgtcaaccaaaagatggGAAAAAGACAATTTAGtctctatcacacaaaaaaatgatgggcaataatgtaatttcacaagtttaaattttactttttttattgaCGCCTCACCTACAgatgatgttaaaatatctctaatatttaaaactaaaaaaaaaaaaaaaaaaataaccaaaaacaaaaacctcccactcccccacgatctctctctctctctctctctctctctctctctctctccttctcattttctaaaaaattcatatacacaaagtgtgtaggcaaatgctagtatatattaatttaacaattttatacccctaaaaactataataattatatatatatatatatatatatattaaattaaatattaaatatatatttatattaaattaaatatacatatcattcaatttcttaagtgttatacgtacaaaataaataaatttaaatctacttaataaatatatatatatcattgaacttgatgggatacgaattctacaaaactaatttcaacgattttaccgtcaaacttgtttgtatatgcttcgagataacatcagcaaaaaatcgcaaaaacaaaacattcaaagatcaagtaacaggacaaaacttttcgacgattatcaacgaaaaatcacaatttaacggttattttaactccgattttgatgattttttacagctacactccttgaccctatatgaatacaatgaatgaactcgatcttcaatttaaaatatttacactagtggatactataaaattttatgttatacttaatgaaagtatgaataaactattaagtgttaatgagatacgcattatacgaaactagtttcaacgatccaacatttaaacatgtttgtatatactttgagatcgcatatgccaaaaatttaaaaaaacaaacattcagatatcaagtaacaggacaaaacttttttacggttataaacgaaaaatcaagatttaacggt of Malus sylvestris chromosome 6, drMalSylv7.2, whole genome shotgun sequence contains these proteins:
- the LOC126627343 gene encoding glutathione S-transferase T1, producing MTKNEEKIHQKEEMKLKVYVDRLSQPSRAILIFLKVNGIEFEEIKMDISKRQHLSPEFKKINPMGQVPAIADGRFNLFESHAILVYLACAFPGVADHWYPADLFRRAKINSVLDWHHSNLRRGAAPYILNTVLAPVLGLPLNPQAAAEAEKLLSSSLSKIESIWLQANGKFLVGGLKPSIADLSMVCEIMQLELVDEKDRNRILGPHKRVLQWIEDTKNATRPHFDEVHEVLFRAKTRFQERRLMGESNKTDSSDRAAVRSKM